In the Sedimentisphaera cyanobacteriorum genome, GGCAGATATAGCTTCTCGGATTCCGGATTCTGGCTACAGCGAAGAGCTTATGGATACGCTGGTAAAGATATGGCACAGCATCAATGATACAAAGATGTATATTACCGGCGGGCTAGGAGCAAAGCATGGCGGAGAGTCTTTCGGCAGGCCTTACGAGCTACCGAACGACGGATACTGCGAAACCTGCGCTCAGATTGCAAATGTTATGTGGAATCAGCGTATGTTCCTTCGCTTCAAGGAAGGCAGGTATATAGATTCCCTCGAACGCAGCCTCTACAACTCGCTAATCAGCGGAGTATCGCTGCAAGGTGATACCTTCTTCTACCCCAATCCGCTCGTCTCAAGCGGCGGCTATTCACGGAGCTCGTGGTTTGAATGCAACTGCTGCATAGGGAATATTGCACGTACAATCCCTTCTATCCCCGGCTATGTTTATGCCCGCAGCGAGGACGGGGTATGGGTTAATCTTTTTATTCCGGGCAAGGCTGGGTTTGAGCTGTCGAACACTCAGGTTGAATTTGTTCAGAAGGGCGGTTATCCTTGGAAGGGCAATATCTCAATAGAAGTTTCACCAAAAGATGAGGCTCGGTTTACAGTGTATCTCCGCATTCCCGGCTGGGCACGGAATAAACCTGTCCCAAGCAGCCTCTACCGCTATAAAGAAATGTTTGATAAACAGCCCGAGCTTTCTGTAAACGGAAAATCAGTCCCGCTGAAAACACAAAAAGGCTACGCTGCTATCAGCCGCAAATGGAAGTCAGGGGATAAAATTGAGCTGAACCTGCCGATGAAGGTTAGGAAGGTTTTGCCGCATCCGAATATCAAAGCGGACAGGGGCAGAATTGCCATGGAAAGAGGGCCGATTGTTTACTGCGCTGAATGGCCTGATTTTAACAGCAAACGTGTAACGCATTTGTATATCCCCGAAAATGCAGAGTTCAAGGCTGAATACCGCAAGGATATGCTTGGCCTTAATGGCGTTGCTGATAAAGGCTGCGTTCTTACAGGCACTGTAAAGGGTCTTTTCGAAAACGAAAAATCCTTGGCAGTATCTAAAAAAGTTGATTTTACTGCAATCCCGTATTACGCATGGGCTCACAGAGGCGAAGGTCAAATGGCGGTATGGCTGCCTGAAGAGAAAGATTTGGCAAATCCAATTCCTAAGCCTACCGTTAAAAAGATGCTTGGCCATTGGAAGCTTGAAGAGGAATCAGGAACTGCTGCAAAAGATTCAAGCGGACAAGGCGGCACCGGCAAACTCGCTGACGGGCTTTCTTTTGATGAAGATTCAAAAGAAACTGCTGCAGGAAGCTGTCTCCATTTCGATGGTACCGGCGACTATATCAAACTGCCCGAAGGTTTTGATGATTTTGTAAAGGGATGCACAATCTCTGTATGGGCATATCCAACAGCAGTTAATAGATGGGCGAGGTTTGTGGATTTAGGCAGCGGCGCGGCTTCAGACAATATCTTTCTAACGCGTGAGGCGGATTCGAATAATCTGATATTCGATTCCTTTACAGGAGCAAGCTCATCAGGCCTTGTTCGGGCGGAAGATGCTGTAGAGCTCAATGAATGGCAGATGTTTACCGCTGCTGCAGGCCCTTCAGGCAATGCTAAGCTTTTCAAGAACGGCAAACTTATAGCCGATGGAAAAATAGAGGTCTCAAATATAAAGCGAACCCGCAATTTCATCGGCAAAAGCAACTGGTCTGCCGATGAAAACTTTCAGGGGCTTATGGATGATGTGCGAATTTACAATTACGGCTTGAGCGATTCGCAGGTCAAGCAGCTCTATAAAAACACAAAACCAAGCCATTGATTCATTAGATTGCCGACTGCAGACAAATGTTGAAAAAAGGGTGCTTTCAGACGGGAAGCACCCTTAAATTTTTATCACAAATAACTATATGATGGACTATTCCTCAGCGGGCTTTTCAGCTGGATCTTCCTGCTTCATTCCCAAAACGCTGCTGTTCCATTGCTCAACTGTTTTTTCTACAGCCTCCGCTTTTAACTGCCCCGTTTTAACAGGCAGCCAGAGCGATACCTTCGGGACGTAGGTAATTACCATCAGCGAGACAACCATTGCCCCGAAGAACGGGAGCATATAACGTGTAACTTTGGCGATAGTAGTCTTTCCTGCACCGCATCCGATAAACAGGCAAGTCCCCACCGGCGGCGTACACAGTCCGATGCAGAGGTTGGCAATGAGCATAATCCCGAAGTGGATCTCGTGCATACCCATAGTTTTTACTACAGGCAGGAATATCGGCGTAAAGATAAGCACTGCCGGGGTCATATCCATAAAAGTGCCCACAAAAAGAAGCAGCAGATTGATTGTAAAGAGGATTACAACAGGGTTGTCAGAGAGGCTTATAAGCCCGCTGCTTACAGACTGCGGTATGTTGGCCATTGTCATTATCCAGCTCATCCCCGAGCTTGCTCCTATAAGAAGCATTACCACAGCAGTTGTTATTCCAGTTCGCTTGAGTATTTCGGGAAGCTCTTTCATCTTTATCTCCCGATACACCCAAACCGAGAGGATAAATGCATAAAGCACCGCTACCGCAGCAGCCTCTGTGGCTGTGAATATTCCTTTCAGAATCCCGCCTATTACTATTATTACAAGCAGAAGGCTCAGAATTGCCCGTTTGAACGACAGCAGTGCCTCAATAAACGAAACCCTGTCTGCAGAGCTGTATTTGTATCTGAAGGCAAAATAGCCGCATACGAACATTATAAAAAGTCCTGTGATTATCCCCGGAATTATCCCTGCCATAAACATCGCAGCAATGGATACGCTCCCCGCTGCAACGGAATAAACAATCATTACATTGCTCGGAGGGATAAGAAGTCCTGTAGTTGCAGCGGTTGTGGTTACGGCTACGTTGAATTCGCGGTTGTAGCCTTTCTTGTTCATTTCCGGAATCATAAAACCGCCTACTGATGAAACCGCAGCTGCTGCAGAGCCCGAAATAGATCCGAACAGCATGCAAGTAAGCGTGTTTACGTATGCAAGTCCGCCGGGAAACATACCCACTAATGAATTGGCAAAGTCGATAAGTCTTCGTGCCATACCGCCTCTACCCATTAGCTGGCCGGAAAAAATAAAAAACGGAATCGCAAGCAAAGCGAAGCTGTTTACCCCTTCGGCCATCTTCGCCGCCACCATAACTGTGGGGTCGCTTCCCTGAGCAGCGATCGCCATAAAGGCTGCTATAGCAATTGAAACCGCTATAGGAACGTTGATTATCAGCAGGAGTACAAATCCAAGTACAAGAATCAGTGTGATTGAACCCATTAGTTGTCCTCCTTTTGCTGGTCTTTTTCAAGAATTGTTTCTGCAAGCTGCTCGGCTGTAAACAAAATTATAAACGCACCGGCAATCGGCAGAGCAAAATATACATGCCCCATCGTTACGCCTAAAGCGGGCGTAAGGGCAGCGGTTGTCTGGTCCATATTCGCAGAGGCCACCTGAACCCCGCCGATTATGAAAACAGCAATAGCGAAAAACAGCACTGTCAGCTGCGTAAAAACCTTTACAAGCTTCCTGGCCTCGGGAGCGAGTTTGCCCACAAAATAATCAACTCCCAAATGGGCATTTTCCCCAAATGCCAGCGCACCGCCCAGAAGTGCAACCCATACCAAAAGGAAGCGTGCCAGCTCTTCGGTCCATTTGGCCTGCCCCCAAGAACGAAGCGTGTGAACACGCCCCACAATACATCGAGAACGAGCACCGCCATTGCAATTATCAGTCCGTATTCAAGCATTCGGCAGAGCCAGAATCTTGCTTTTTTAAGAAGCTCTATATTCATGGTTTAATCTCTCGAATCTTCTTTACAAGCTTGATGATTTCTTCATTCTCAATCGCTTCATACATAGGCTGCACCTTTTCTGCGAAGAGGCTCTGATCTACTTCATGTATTGTTACGCCGTTTTCTTCAGCAAATTCAAGCGATCTTTTTGTTTCTTCTTTCCAAAGCTCTCTCTGATATTCTCTGGATTCTTTCGCAGCTTTCATCAGCCAGCTTTGAAGCCTGCTGTCCAAACTGCGCCATATCTTTGTGCTCATAAGAAGCACATCAGGTATGCGGGTGTGAGCATCTTTGGAGAAATGCTTGCACACTTCGTAATGCTTGTTTGTCGTGAAGCTGGGCGGGTTGTTTTCAGCCCCGTCCACTGTTCCCTGAGCAAGAGCTGTATAGAGCTCGCCCCAGGCGATTGGTGTGGGGGATGCCCCCAGCGAGCTTACCATCTTCATTGCCATCTCGCTGTTCATTACTCTTATTTTCAGGTTTTTCAGGTCCTCCGGAGTTTTTACAGGCTTGTCCTTAGTGTAAAAATTTCTGCTCCCCGAATCGTAGTAGCAAAGCCCTTGAACACCTTTATCATTGCCTTTTTTAAGCAGTTCGCCCCCAAGCTCGCTTTTTAGTACTGTCCAGAAATGCTCTTCAGAACGGAATAGATATGGAAGGCCGAAAACCTTCAGCTCAGGTACAAAATTTTCCAGAGATGCTGCTGAAGTCTTGGTCATTGCAAGGTCGCCGCTGCGAAGCTGCGCTATACACTCCACCTCCGAGCCCAGTACACTGCTTGGATAGATGTCGATTGTGGCCGTCCCGCCGGAGAGCTCCTCCAAACGCTCCTTCATAAAGACCATGCCCTTATGAACGGGGTGGTTTGTGTCAAGGCAGTGGCCGAGTTTAAGAACGGTTTTCTCAGACCTGCCTTCCATAGAACGGACAAACAATGAGAATATGCCCGTTGCTATAATAAGGCCTATTATTAAACCGCTTACAAAAAATGAAGATTCTTTTTTCACGTTTACCCCGCTTAAAAATTAGATACTAAACTGTTCTTCTAAAACTGCCGCAGATGCACCTTTCATCAAGGCATTATGGCCTGCCTGAGCAAGTCTTATCTCGATATTTCTTGAAGATTCGTCATAAACATTTGTTTCAAAACGACTCAAGAGATGATGCTTAAAATAATCAAAACTGACCTCATTGATATATCCGGCAAGAATTAACACGTCCGGGTCGAATATATTAATAGCAGCAGCTGCTGCCCAGCTTATTTTCTCGGCAGCGTAATCTCTAAGTGATAAGGCGTATTCATCGCCTTCTTCTATAAGCTTTTTCCACTTGCCGGCGACTACTTCAGGCTGGTCATCTTCAATAATAATTTTGGAAAAACCGCTTTGAACGCCGGATGCAAGGTCTTTTTTTACCTTGTCAGCTATTGCAGGTCCTGATATATGCGCTTCAAGACAGCCGCGCTGCCCGCAACCGCATAGAGGCCCATTTGGGTCTATTACAATATGCCCAATCTCTCCGCAGCGGTTTGTTGCCCCGTTGATAAGGTTTCCATCTACTATAGTATTAACTCCCACTCCATCGGCGGCATTGAAGTAAACAATGTTCTTTTTAGTAAGTGATGGAGATGCGTTCAACTCAGCAAGAAGCCGTACTTTGGTAGTGAAAACATAAATCGGACATTCGAAATAATCTTCGAGCATTGCCTTGAGCGGGATGTTTTTCCAGCCAAGAGGGCCTGATAGCTTAACAACACCTTCTGGTGATATTGAACCGCTTAATGCTAAACCTATACCGCCAAGCATATTACTGCTTATTTCGTATTTATTGAGCAATCCTTTGATGCTGATTTCTGCAAGTTTTACAACATTTTCAGCGGAACGGTCTAACTCTAAAGAAAGATTAACCTTGTCTCTTAGAGAGGAATTAAGGTCGTATAATGCTAATAGTATATGACTTGGTGAGATTTCTGCGCCCACCACGAACCCACCGGATGGGTTGATTGAAATCAACTTCGGCCGGGCTCCTCTTTTTACGCTTTCAACCTGCGTTTCCTGAATTAACCCTTTTTTTCGCAGCCGACCTACAATATAGGTTACAGTAGAACTGCCCAGTTCAGTTTTTTGACAGAGCTGAGCTTGAGAAAGCGGTTCCTGCCTGCGAAGAATATTCAGGACAAGCTTTTCATTCTTGAGACCGGCGTTTTTAGAATCTATAGCAGTTAAGTTCATATTTATATAATAACTCATTCAATGAGCTTTTCAAGAAACTATTCGTTGAAATTGAAAATTTTTCAGTTATAATAAAACTCAAAGCTTGAGTTTAATCATACTATATTGAGGTTGCCAAATGAATAATTTATTTGACCTAACAGAAAAAAAATACGTTATAACCGGCGGAGCAGGCGTTTTAGGAAGCAGAATGGCCAAAGATCTCGCTGCTGCCGGAGCGAAAGTGTGCATTGCTGATAACGATCAGGACAATGCCGAAAAGGTTGCAGGCGAAATAAATGAGCAGGGCAGTTTTGCTGTCTCAGTGAAGTGTAATGTGCTGAAAAAGGATGAAGTCCGCCAGACACTTGAAAAATCTGAAGAGCTCATGGGCGGGGTTGACGGTCTTATAAACGCCGCAGGAGGGAACAGAAAAGATGCTACTGCCTCAGGAGATTTGAAGTTTTTTGATATTCCTGAGGATGCTATGCATTTCGTATTTAACTTGAATTTCTTTGGAACATTTCTACCTTCTCAGGTTTTCGGAGAGTATTTCGCTGATAAAAAGCAGGGCAGCATACTAAATGTATCAAGTATGGCAGCTCTAACACCCCTGACCAACATTTGCGGCTATGCCGCAGCAAAGGCCGCAGTAAGCAATTTCACTCAATGGCTTTCAGTGCATATGGCAAAAAATTATTCTCCGCAGATAAGGGTGAACGCTATTGCCCCGGGCTTTTTCCTCACTGAACAGAACCGCTTTCTTCTCACTGATGAAAAAACAGGCGAACTCACTGACAGGGGCTCCACGATTATAGAACATACACCTATGGGCGAATTCGGAAAGCCTGAAGACCTAAGCGGCACCGTTTTCTGGCTCTTAAGCGATGCTTCAAGATTTGTAACAGGAACCGTAATCCCTATCGACGGGGGCTTCAGTGCTTTCAGCGGTGTTTGATAACGGCAGGGCAGCAGTTTACCCATTTTAGAGGCAATTTAATTATGCTTTACAGCAGCACAGGCAGTGAAAACACCAACCTATCCGGCGAGGATCTGCGAACGGTTTTGTATGAGGCTCTGGACAAGCTTTCTGGCCGCAAAAGGGTTCTGGTGATACCGCCGGACAATACGAGATTCTATTCCCGTGCAGGCGAGCTTACCCGCTTTGCGTGGGAGTATTATGGGGATAAGCTAACTGATATTCTCCCCGCCCTTGGAACTCATAACCCTATGACAGCAGCTGAAATCAAGCGGATGTTCGGGGATGTGCCAAAGGAGCTTTTCCGCGTTCACAACTGGAGGGAGGATATAACAGCCCTCGGCCACGTACCTTCAAGCTATATCAGCGATGTCAGCGGGGGCAGGCTCAATTTCGACTGGCCTGCGCAGGTGAATAAACTGCTTGTAGAAGGCGGTTTTGACCTGATTCTTTCGATCGGCCAGGTGGTACCGCATGAAGTTATCGGTATGGCAAACTACAACAAGAACATATTTGTCGGGACGGGCGGGGCAGAAGGTATAAACAAAAGCCATTATCTGGGTGCAGTTTACGGGATGGAGCGGATAATGGGCAAAGCGGAGAATCCCGTTAGAAGCGTTCTGAATTACGCAAGCGAGAATTTTGCGAAAAGCCTTCCTGTTGTTTACGCCCATACAGTGATCGAGGCTGGTGAAAACGGTAATACAGCTCGAGGACTTTTTGTAGGCGATGATGAGCAGTGTTTCCATAAAGCAGCGGAGCTGGCTGAGAAAGTGAACGTAACCAAAGTAGAAAAGCCGCTGAAGAAGGCAGTTGTCCTGCTTGAGGCAGACGAATACAAAAGCACATGGCTTGGAAACAAGGCTATATACAGAACCCGTATGGCAATGGCGGACGGGGGCGAACTGATAATTCTTGCCCCGAGCGTTAAGGAATTTGGCGAGGATAAACAGATCGACAAACTGATTCGCAAATACGGCTACACCGGAACGCCGAATGTGCTTGAACAGACAGAGAAAAACAGCGACTTGAGCGATAATCTAAGCGCTGCCGCCCACCTGATACACGGCTCCTCAGAAGGGCGGTTCAATATCACTTACTGCCCGGGCGGCTTAACAAGAGAGGAGATTGAATCGGTGAATTTCAGATACGCCAGTTTGGATGAGATAATGAGAAAATACAGCCCTGAAATGTTGAAGGACGGATTTAATAACATTGAAGGCGAAGAAGTTTACTTCATTTCAAATCCAGGGCTCGGGCTCTGGAAGAGTTAAGGCAAATATTTAATAAAGATTGGGGAAAATATGAACGATATGAAAAAATATTCTATCCTTGTTCCAACTAGTATGGGACTCCGGCTGACCCCCGAGAATTCTCAGCCCTTCCACTGCACCGAAACCTTCAAAATGCAGGCAACCAGCGCTGAAACAAACGTAGCAAGCGTTTCCTCATATCTGGGTATGCCCGTGAAGGTTTTAACCGCCTTTGTAAAAGGCAGTCCTGTATCCCGCTTCATTAAGGACAACCTCCAAGGCCGCGGGATGGACTATGAAGGAGCAGAATTCGAACAGGGCGGGCCATGGGGCTTTCGTCATCAGATAAATATGGCCGGCAGCGGCTGGGGCTCACGCGGGCCGCGCGTGCACAACGACAGAGCAGGCGAAGTTGGAAGAGAGCTGAGCTCGGAATATTTCGATTTCGAAAAAATCTTTGCAGAAGAGGGAGCCCGCATAGTTCACCTGTCCGGTTTAGTGGCGGCATTGTCAGAGAAATCCAGCCAGTTCTGCCTTGATGTGGTTCGATCTGCCAAGAAAAATGGCTCGCTTATCTCATTCGATCTTAACTACAGGGCAAGCTTTTGGAAAGGCCGTGAGAAAGAGCTCGGCGAGGCTTTCGCTGAGATTGCTTCAAACAGCGATATACTTATCGGAAATGAAGAAGATTTTCAGCTCTGCCTTGGGATTGAAGGCCCTGAATCAGGCGGAAAAGGCCTGGAAGAAAAAATCGATAACTTCAAAGAAATGATTGGAAGAATACAGAAGGCCTATCCGAATGCGAAATGGTTTGGAAACACGCTCCGTGAGGTGGTTTCGGCAAACACGCATAAATGGGGAGCGATTCTTACAGACAGCAGCGACTGGGAGATAATAAGCCCCAGAGAGATAGGCGTGTTAGACCGTATCGGAGGCGGCGACGGCTTCGTTGGCGGCCTGCTTTACGGCATACTTAAAGGCTGGGATGCAGCAAACTGTGCCCGTTTCGGATGGGCAGGCGGAGCCCTCGCTGCCACTATGCTAACAGACTACGCCCAGCCAGCAGATGAAGACCAGCTATGGAGCATCTGGGAAGGCAATGCGAGAGTAAAAAGATAATAGAATTTAACATTAGGAGATAATAATATGGCAAAAGCAGATATAGCAGTAGTAGGCTTGGCGGTGATGGGTGAAAACCTCATCCTGAATATGGAAAGCAAAGGCTTCACCGTTGCCTGCTATAACCGCACGGTTTCCAAGGTTGATAATTTTATGAACGGCAGGGCAAAGGGCAAAAATATTATAGGCTGCCGGAGTATAGAAGAGCTGCTCAGCTCGCTCAAATCACCGAGAAAAATTATGCTTATGGTAAAGGCGGGAAAACCTGTCGATGCTTTTATTGAGCAGGTTCTACCCCATCTTGACGACGGAGATATTGTAATAGACGGGGGCAACAGCCATTTCCCCGATACAATCCGCAGAACTGAATATGTGGAAGGCAAGGGCAAGCTCTATATCGGAACAGGCGTTTCGGGTGGCGAGGAAGGGGCTCTTTTAGGCCCCTCTATAATGCCGGGGGGAAGCCCAGCTGCCTGGGAGCACGTAAAGCCCATATTCCAGAAAATCTCAGCCCACACAGAAAAGGACGAGCCCTGCTGCGAATGGGTTGGCGAAAACGGAGCAGGCCATTTCGTTAAGATGGTTCACAACGGCATCGAATACGGCGATATGCAGATGATCTGCGAAACATATCAGCTTATGAAATACGGCCTCGGTATGAGTAATGAGCAGATGAAGGACGTTTTCACCGATTGGAATGAAGGCGAGCTGGATTCTTATCTCATAGAGATTACCCGCGATATACTCGGCTGCAAGGATGAAAGCGGGCAGTATGTTCTCGATTTAATCCTCGATACTGCCGGCCAGAAAGGTACAGGCAAATGGACAGCGATAGCTTCTCTGGATGTAGGTCAGCCGCTTACGCTCATTGGAGAGGCTGTTTTCGCGCGCTGCCTTTCAGCACTCAAAGATGAACGGAAAAAAGCTTCTGAGGTGCTTTCCGGGCCTGATGCTGAGTTTGAAGGCGACAAGGCTAAAATGATTGACGATCTCCGCAAGGCGCTCTATGCCTCGAAGATCGTAAGCTATGCTCAGGGCTATCAGCTTATGCGTGCAGCTGCAGCAGAATATGGATGGAATCTCAATTATGGCGGAATAGCACTTATGTGGCGGGGAGGATGCATTATACGTTCGGTATTCCTCGGAAAGATTAAAGAAGCCTTCGACAAGAATCCAGAGCTTACCAACCTCCTTCTCTATCCGTTCTTTGCAGAAGCGGTACAAAACAGTCAGGATGCTTGGAGACGTGTGGTAACAACTGCCGTTAAGCAGGGGATTCCTGTGCCGGCTATCAGCAGCGCGCTTGCATTCTACGACGGCTATCGAAGCGAGCGTCTGCCTGCAAATATGCTTCAGGCACAGAGGGATTATTTCGGAGCTCACACCTACGAGAGGATCGACAAACCTCGCGGCGAATTCTTCCATACCAACTGGACAGGACGCGGAGGAGAAACCGCTTCTTCAAGCTATATTGTTTAGTGAACTAATCTCCGAAAGGAAAGCAGTATGGATAACTTTATAACAGATAATTTCCTCCTGAAAAGCGGGTCAGCCCAAAGGCTTTACCACGAATTTGCAAAGGATATGCCGATATTTGATTATCACTGTCATCTGCCCCCTAAACAGGTGGCAGAGGATGCTATGTTTGAAAATATCACTCAGGCGTGGCTCGCGGGCGACCACTACAAATGGCGTGCTATGCGTACTAACGGAGTGGATGAAAAATTTGCAACCGGCAGCGCTTCAGACCGCGAAAAATTCCGCAAATGGGCTGAAACTATCCCCTATGCCCTGAAAAGTCCGCTCCACCATTGGACTCATCTGGAGCTGAAGCGTTATTTTGGTATAGATGAGCTTCTCAGTCCCGCCTCCGCAGACAGGATATACGATAAAGCAAGCGAAATGCTTAGATCAAGTCAGTACAGCACCCGAAATCTGATGCGAATGATGAGTGTGAAGGCAGTTTGCACCACAGACGACCCCGTTGACAGCCTCGAATATCACAAAAAGATTGCTGAAGACGGATTTGAAATCAAAGTTCTCCCAACGTGGCGGCCGGACAAAGCCATGGCTGCGGAGGATACTGATAAGCTCAATCAGTGGATTGAGAAGCTCAGCGAGGCAGCAGATATAGAGATTAGTGATTTTCACGCCTATCTGGAAGCCCTCAAAAAACGCCACAGCTTTTTCCACCAAAACGGCTGCCGCATATCAGACCACGGCCTTGAAACTGTTTTTGCTGAGGATTACACCGAATCGGAAATCAAAGCGATTTTTGAAAAAATTCGCTCAAACAAAGAACTTGACCGCGATGAAGTGAACAAATTCAAATCTGCAATGCTGACTGAGCTTGCTGCTATGAATCACTCCCGAGGCTGGGCGCAGCAGCTTCATCTCGGTGCAATAAGAAACAACAATTCGAAGATGTTTAAGTCTCTAGGCCCGGATACGGGATTTGATTCGATTCTCGATGCCGAACTTGCTAGGCCCTTATCTAAATTTTTAGACAGATTAAACACCAATGACAGCCTCGCAAAAACCATTATCTACAACCTGAACCCCAGAGATAATGAGCTTATAGGCTCTATGATAGGCAATTTTCAGGATGGAAGCATCCCGGGCAAGATGCAGTTCGGCACGGCCTGGTGGTTTTTGGACAACAAATCAGGCATGGAAAGGCAAATTGAAGCTCTCTCCAGCCTCGGATTGCTGAGCAGATTCATTGGTATGCTCACTGATTCCCGAAGCTTCCTTTCCTATCCGCGGCACGAGTATTTCAGGAGGATTCTCTGCAATATTCTCGGCAATGATATCGAAAACGGAATTGTCCCGAATCACCTGAATTCTCTGGGCAGAATGGTTCAGGATATATGCTTTAACAACGCAGAAAATTACTTTCAGATAGACCTTGATTGAACAAATAAAACCTTTTTCATTAATACCTTAAATTAGGCGAAGTTTATACTTCGCCTTTTTTCGTAAAAATTCAGGACAGATATATATTAACTCTGAGAAGAAAGATGAATTTTGAAGAATGATTTCACAGCCATCCCATAAGTCCATAAATTTATCGTTGAGGGCTTGTTTATTGTATTAAAACGCCCTTTTCTTGAAGGATTTGAATTACCCCAGTTTGCATTTTTTTTGCTTTTGTTCAATTGGCAGTTTTTTGCTCAATACTGCCCGCTCTCTTTTCACCTCTTTATTTTCGTAAAATCTTGCTACATATTAAAACCCGGCAAATAAGCCTGCTGAGGGCTGCCAACCATACGCGGTGAACCACGTGCTGTCCCACAGGCAGCCATAACGCTAAAAACATCCAGCCGGCTGAATAATAACCCCTCAGTAAAGTAAACAATCGGCTGAATGCTCCTTTCCACTGACCGAGGAAACCTATATACCTTATTAAAATATAAGCCAGCATAGCCGTCCATACTTGCCATAGAATTGCTTTTTGGCTATGCCCTAGGAAATCGCTTAGCTGCAAAGTCTGTTTTATCTGCTTGAAAAACACCTCTATACCCCAGCGGCACTTATATAGGTCGCAAATACTGCTCGGCGCCCACTGCATATTGTTCGTGATAAATTTCATAAGCTTTTTCTCGCCGTTAATTTCCACATAAGCCTTAACTAAACGGAGCTTCTTCGGGTATGCCTCGCGGCTTTTCGGCATTTCAAGTTCAATTAAAGCATCGTATTGGATATTACCTTTTGGTTCTGTATTCTGTTTAACAAAACGATATTTCATATTATCTTTGGCTCTGGTAACCCAGAATAATTCTCGCCTGTCAAGATCTGCTAGATGCTTAAAATCCACGTAAGCCTTGTCAAAAACCGCTATTTCGCCGCTTTTAAGGTCCTGACAGAGCTGATAAGCTTCTGTCGAATCATGGGTTGAGGCTTCTTTTACAATAGCAAATTGAGGCAGGAACGTCTGGAGATTCAGCTGCATATGGCACTTTGCAGCCGCTTTTCGTCTGCGATGTTTAGCCCAGTCAATACAGTTGGCTACAAGCTGGATCGTGGTTGAGTCAACCGCATATATTGCTCTCTTAAAACGCCTCGGAAGGCCGGAATACTTATGGCCTCTCCCAAAATCAAGATGTTTGTTCTGGATATGGGACAGCACCTCCCAGAAGAGAGTCTCTGCCATAAGAGGATCTCGAACCCTGTTTGCATGAGAAAGCCCATTCCTGCTTGGAGGGGTTGCACGGCGGATAGGAGTCAAAGCTCCAGAATGATTACGCAATGTGTCGGAAACGTCGTTGAGCGAGAGACTGTGAGCAATCTGGACATGAAGCATAGATACAATGTGCGACCAGCAAGAAAATGTTCGTGATTGCTTGTCAATACCGAAAGACCGAGACAATTTTGAAACAAGATGTGCAGGAATATGTTGGCATATTTGCTTAAGAATGCTATATTGATGTTTGGCGGGTGTCATGGGTTACTCCTAATTTGTTTAATTAGACTGAAAGAATTAGTG is a window encoding:
- a CDS encoding ROK family transcriptional regulator: MSYYINMNLTAIDSKNAGLKNEKLVLNILRRQEPLSQAQLCQKTELGSSTVTYIVGRLRKKGLIQETQVESVKRGARPKLISINPSGGFVVGAEISPSHILLALYDLNSSLRDKVNLSLELDRSAENVVKLAEISIKGLLNKYEISSNMLGGIGLALSGSISPEGVVKLSGPLGWKNIPLKAMLEDYFECPIYVFTTKVRLLAELNASPSLTKKNIVYFNAADGVGVNTIVDGNLINGATNRCGEIGHIVIDPNGPLCGCGQRGCLEAHISGPAIADKVKKDLASGVQSGFSKIIIEDDQPEVVAGKWKKLIEEGDEYALSLRDYAAEKISWAAAAAINIFDPDVLILAGYINEVSFDYFKHHLLSRFETNVYDESSRNIEIRLAQAGHNALMKGASAAVLEEQFSI
- a CDS encoding SDR family oxidoreductase, which encodes MNNLFDLTEKKYVITGGAGVLGSRMAKDLAAAGAKVCIADNDQDNAEKVAGEINEQGSFAVSVKCNVLKKDEVRQTLEKSEELMGGVDGLINAAGGNRKDATASGDLKFFDIPEDAMHFVFNLNFFGTFLPSQVFGEYFADKKQGSILNVSSMAALTPLTNICGYAAAKAAVSNFTQWLSVHMAKNYSPQIRVNAIAPGFFLTEQNRFLLTDEKTGELTDRGSTIIEHTPMGEFGKPEDLSGTVFWLLSDASRFVTGTVIPIDGGFSAFSGV
- a CDS encoding lactate racemase domain-containing protein, with the translated sequence MLYSSTGSENTNLSGEDLRTVLYEALDKLSGRKRVLVIPPDNTRFYSRAGELTRFAWEYYGDKLTDILPALGTHNPMTAAEIKRMFGDVPKELFRVHNWREDITALGHVPSSYISDVSGGRLNFDWPAQVNKLLVEGGFDLILSIGQVVPHEVIGMANYNKNIFVGTGGAEGINKSHYLGAVYGMERIMGKAENPVRSVLNYASENFAKSLPVVYAHTVIEAGENGNTARGLFVGDDEQCFHKAAELAEKVNVTKVEKPLKKAVVLLEADEYKSTWLGNKAIYRTRMAMADGGELIILAPSVKEFGEDKQIDKLIRKYGYTGTPNVLEQTEKNSDLSDNLSAAAHLIHGSSEGRFNITYCPGGLTREEIESVNFRYASLDEIMRKYSPEMLKDGFNNIEGEEVYFISNPGLGLWKS
- a CDS encoding sugar kinase, yielding MNDMKKYSILVPTSMGLRLTPENSQPFHCTETFKMQATSAETNVASVSSYLGMPVKVLTAFVKGSPVSRFIKDNLQGRGMDYEGAEFEQGGPWGFRHQINMAGSGWGSRGPRVHNDRAGEVGRELSSEYFDFEKIFAEEGARIVHLSGLVAALSEKSSQFCLDVVRSAKKNGSLISFDLNYRASFWKGREKELGEAFAEIASNSDILIGNEEDFQLCLGIEGPESGGKGLEEKIDNFKEMIGRIQKAYPNAKWFGNTLREVVSANTHKWGAILTDSSDWEIISPREIGVLDRIGGGDGFVGGLLYGILKGWDAANCARFGWAGGALAATMLTDYAQPADEDQLWSIWEGNARVKR
- the gnd gene encoding decarboxylating NADP(+)-dependent phosphogluconate dehydrogenase, with the translated sequence MAKADIAVVGLAVMGENLILNMESKGFTVACYNRTVSKVDNFMNGRAKGKNIIGCRSIEELLSSLKSPRKIMLMVKAGKPVDAFIEQVLPHLDDGDIVIDGGNSHFPDTIRRTEYVEGKGKLYIGTGVSGGEEGALLGPSIMPGGSPAAWEHVKPIFQKISAHTEKDEPCCEWVGENGAGHFVKMVHNGIEYGDMQMICETYQLMKYGLGMSNEQMKDVFTDWNEGELDSYLIEITRDILGCKDESGQYVLDLILDTAGQKGTGKWTAIASLDVGQPLTLIGEAVFARCLSALKDERKKASEVLSGPDAEFEGDKAKMIDDLRKALYASKIVSYAQGYQLMRAAAAEYGWNLNYGGIALMWRGGCIIRSVFLGKIKEAFDKNPELTNLLLYPFFAEAVQNSQDAWRRVVTTAVKQGIPVPAISSALAFYDGYRSERLPANMLQAQRDYFGAHTYERIDKPRGEFFHTNWTGRGGETASSSYIV